A window of the Bacteroides thetaiotaomicron VPI-5482 genome harbors these coding sequences:
- a CDS encoding GLUG motif-containing protein: MAPISTELVNNTYNGNFTGVYEATKGDIIDTGTGRSSEQYKIKNWTLNKSSNTNCGLFASIGAEGIVRNVCIENVVIKAKAKVGAIAGNCSGKIISCHTTGNEGSISTAATTDAEIYLGGIVGYLTEKGEVSYCSNTAAIEGTAGCVGGVVGIIMRDANNAPAVAYCTNKANVVCSSKSPVGGVVGSIAGAAGNDLIKVTGCANSGEISGTQANNQVGGIVGRATIDTEISQSYNTGSITAMGSASGIIARMGGTNAIVRDCYNTGAIKSTGTATNGNSNAAGIVATCTIAAGGGMTIENCHNVGDMTTANGASFGNGLFHRTDGKISQITMKSCFSLNEDGKSQSSGSDSYISGGSSSYKNLSASEMKNTSSFTNWNFSTVWEMGSEYPTLQGLLK; the protein is encoded by the coding sequence ATGGCACCTATCAGTACAGAACTGGTCAATAACACTTATAACGGTAATTTCACCGGAGTATACGAAGCAACTAAGGGAGATATTATCGATACCGGTACAGGACGTTCTTCCGAACAATATAAGATAAAGAACTGGACGCTGAATAAAAGTTCCAATACTAATTGCGGTTTGTTCGCTTCTATCGGTGCAGAAGGTATCGTACGTAATGTATGTATCGAGAATGTTGTTATCAAGGCCAAAGCCAAAGTTGGTGCGATTGCCGGTAACTGTTCTGGTAAAATTATCTCTTGCCACACAACAGGTAATGAGGGAAGCATCAGTACGGCTGCAACTACGGATGCTGAAATCTATCTCGGAGGAATTGTCGGTTATCTCACCGAGAAAGGCGAAGTTTCCTATTGCTCTAATACAGCGGCTATTGAAGGGACAGCCGGTTGTGTCGGTGGGGTTGTAGGAATCATAATGCGTGATGCTAACAATGCTCCTGCCGTTGCATATTGTACCAATAAAGCGAATGTAGTTTGCAGCAGCAAATCACCGGTTGGAGGTGTGGTCGGTTCAATAGCGGGAGCAGCAGGAAATGACCTGATCAAAGTGACTGGTTGTGCAAATTCAGGAGAAATTTCTGGAACTCAGGCTAACAATCAAGTAGGAGGAATTGTCGGTCGTGCAACTATTGATACCGAAATATCCCAGTCTTACAATACTGGTTCTATCACTGCGATGGGCTCGGCAAGTGGTATCATCGCACGTATGGGTGGAACCAATGCTATAGTCAGAGATTGCTACAATACAGGTGCGATAAAGAGCACAGGTACAGCTACCAATGGCAACAGCAATGCCGCAGGAATTGTAGCGACATGTACTATAGCAGCAGGAGGTGGCATGACAATCGAAAACTGTCATAACGTAGGAGACATGACAACTGCGAACGGGGCTTCTTTCGGAAACGGACTGTTCCATCGTACTGATGGCAAGATTTCTCAAATAACAATGAAAAGCTGTTTCTCTTTGAACGAAGACGGAAAGTCACAGAGTAGCGGAAGTGACTCATACATATCAGGTGGTTCTTCCAGTTATAAGAACCTGTCTGCAAGTGAAATGAAGAACACATCTTCATTCACAAACTGGAATTTCAGTACGGTTTGGGAAATGGGAAGTGAATACCCGACATTACAGGGCTTATTAAAATAA